A window from Balearica regulorum gibbericeps isolate bBalReg1 chromosome 1, bBalReg1.pri, whole genome shotgun sequence encodes these proteins:
- the FAM181B gene encoding LOW QUALITY PROTEIN: protein FAM181B (The sequence of the model RefSeq protein was modified relative to this genomic sequence to represent the inferred CDS: deleted 2 bases in 2 codons) gives MSPAGGGGCSRPARPPGARQGGGEGRGQPRSEPSSSPARRLFPAVVAAARPAQRCGSRGGGAPPPAMAVPAALLSPHHLLSFCFPAGGGLLGYADLEKGYEGGGGGDAGDFKEATRDLLSFIDSASSNIKLALDKPVKSKRKVNHRKYLQKQIKRCTGIIAAAPPPPPAPPPPAAAASPPAACPAKPPPRREASQAASSLQSKSLAALFGSLQQGRGAAGGGEAAGGGGAAGGGSGAAGGPRKVPLRDRNLPPSFFTEPALPAARGPPPGAKELEKGGGGAEATEFFELLGPEYGALLPEHAAPPDAFPGGTAARLPAELGLEHGLYEAPLPLPGAHHPLLGGLLYPEPPWSPAGPCSPPKKAPSEALRPLYPGGGEPAPGGSEEPGGHLSAGFAPFFPECPLPPPQVPYDYSAGYHRAAYSGL, from the exons ATGTCCCCAGCCGGGGGAGGTGGGTGCAgccggccg gcccggcccccgGGCGCCCGGCAGGGAGGCGGGGAGGGCCGGGGCCAGCCCCGCTCC gagccctcctcctcccccgcccgccgcctTTTCCCCGCCGTCGTcgcggccgcccgccccgcgcagCGCTGCGGATCTCGGGGCGGcggcgccccgccgccggccatGGCCGTGCCAGCCGCGCTGCTCAGCCCCCACCACCTCCTCTCCTTCTGCTtccccgccggcggcggccTCCTGGGCTATGCCGACCTGGAGAAGGGCTAcgagggcggcggcgggggcgacGCGGGGGACTTTAAAGAAGCCACCAGGGACCTGCTGAGCTTCATCGACTCGGCCTCCAGCAACATCAAGCTGGCGCTGGACAAGCCGGTGAAGTCCAAGCGGAAGGTGAACCATAGGAAGTACCTGCAGAAGCAGATCAAGCGCTGCACCGGCATCatcgccgccgccccgccgccgccgcccgctccgccgccgcccgccgccgccgcctccccgcccgccgcctgccccgccaagcccccgccgcgccgggagGCCTCGCAGGCGGCCAGCAGCCTCCAGAGCAAGAGCCTGGCGGCCCTCTTcggctccctgcagcagggccggggggcggcgggcggcggcgaggcggcgggcggcggcggggcggcgggcggcggcagcggggcggcgggcggtcCGCGGAAGGTGCCGCTGCGGGACCGCAACCTGCCGCCCTCCTTCTTCACGGAgccggcgctgcccgccgcccgcGGGCCACCGCCGGGCGCTAAGGAGCTGGAGAAAGGCGGAGGCGGAGCGGAGGCGACCGAGTTCTTCGAGCTGCTGGGCCCCGAGTACGGCGCGCTGCTGCCCGAGCACGCCGCCCCACCGGACGCCTTCCCCGGCGGCACCGCCGCCCGCCTGCCCGCCGAGCTGGGCCTGGAGCACGGCCTCTACGAAGCGCCACTGCCGCTGCCCGGCGCCCACCACCCGCTGCTGGGCGGGCTGCTCTACCCCGAGCCGCCCTGGAGCCCGGCCGGGCCCTGCAGCCCGCCCAAGAAGGCGCCGTCCGAAGCGCTGCGCCCGCTCTACCCCGGCGGCGGGGAACCGGCCCCCGGCGGCAGCGAAGAGCCCGGCGGGCACCTGTCGGCGGGGTTCGCCCCCTTCTTCCCCGAGTGCCCGCTGCCCCCGCCGCAGGTGCCCTACGACTACAGCGCCGGCTACCACCGCGCCGCCTACTCCGGCCTGTAG